AGCCGGCGGCGTTGGCGCCGAGCATCAGATCGCCCTCGTGGCCGTATTCCTTGGCGGCGGCCAGGGAGGTGGCGACGATGTTCTCCATGATGTCCTTGAGCTTGGCATCGACCTCGTCGAAGGTCCAGGAGAGACGATACGAATTCTGGCTCATCTCGAGGCCGGAAACGGCGACGCCGCCGGCGTTGGAAGCCTTGGCAGGTCCGTAGAGCAAGCCGGCCTTCTGATAGGTCTCGATTGCCTCAGGAGTGGACGGCATGTTCGCGCCTTCGCACACGACCTTGCATCCGTTTTTCACCAGCGCGGCCGCGGATTCGCCGTCGACCTCGTTCTGGGTGGCGCAGGGCAGCGCGATGTCGCACGGAACGGTCCAGACGCCCTTGCTGCCCTCGTGGTATTCGGCACCGGCGACGCGATCTGCATATTCCTTGATGCGGCCGCGGTGGCCGAGCTTGATGTCCTTGACCACGTCGAGCTTGATGCCGTCCGGATCGTAGACATAGCCGTTGGAATCGGAGCAGGTGACGACCTTCGCGCCCATTTCCTGCGCCTTCTCGATGGCGAAGATGGCGACGTTGCCGGAGCCGGAGATGACCACGGTCTTGCCTTCGAACGAATCGTTCTTCAAAGTGCGCAAAGCGGCGGCAGTGTAATAGCAGAGGCCGTAACCGGTTGCTTCAGTGCGGGCGAGCGAGCCGCCGAACTCAAGGCCCTTGCCGGTCAGAACGCCGGAATACTCGTTGCGGATGCGCTTGTATTGGCCGAAGAGATAGCCAATCTCGCGTGCGCCCACGTTGATGTCGCCGGCGGGAACGTCGGTGAACTGGCCGATGTGGCGCTGCAGCTCGGTCATGAAGGCCTGGCAGAAGCGCATGACCTCGCCGTCGCTGCGGCCCTTCGGATCGAAGTCGGAGCCGCCCTTGGCGCCGCCCATGGGCAGGCCGGTCAGCGAGTTCTTCAGCACCTGTTCGAAGCCGAGGAACTTGATGACGGATTCGGTCACCGTCGGGTGCAGGCGAAGGCCGCCCTTGTAGGGCCCGATGGCGGAGTTGAACTGGATGCGGTAGCCGCGGTTGACCTGCACCTTGCCCTCGTCGTCGACCCAGGCGACGCGGAACTTGATGGCGCGCTCAGGCTCGACCAAGCGCTCGAGGATGCCGTTCTTCTCATATTCCGGATGCTTCTCGACAACCGGTTCCAACGTTTCGAAAACCTCGCGAACGGCCTGCAGGAATTCCGGCTGGTCACCGTCTCGCTTCTCGACTTGCGCATAGACGCGCTTGACGTATGCATTATTCAGCATTGATACTCCATTGTTGAGTTGGTATTGCCGATTTTTATTGTAAGAATTCGGCGAGTCTGGTGAAAGGGCGCGTTCAAAAAAAGCGGATATTTTTTCGTCCTGTTAACGGAATGGAAACATAAATAACGATGTATAGATGTAAGTAAATTCTGATGAATTTCATTGTGAAATAGTAAGTCCGATAATTCTATATATAGCATTTCGAAATCGCACGGTTCTGGGGTTGATGGTGTTTGCGTAGTGCACCGTAGTGTTTTTATGATTATCGACATCGATAAATATTAAGCAACCTGTGAATAAGTGCGCGCAGATTGGGCGAAACAGCGCCCTTTGCGTATGGTGCTGCGGCCCGAAACCGATAGAATGTAGGTAATACGAAGCCAGGAGGCCAGCATGTTCAAAGGATTCAAGAAATTCATCTCGCGCGGCAACATGATCGACATGGCCGTCGGCGTGGTTATGGGCGCTGCGGTGACCTCCGTGGTCAATTCGATCGTCAACAGCCTCATCAACCCGCTGATTGCCATGATTTTCGGCAAGCCGAACATGAACAACCTGCTGACCTTCACCTTCAACCACTCCACCATCTCGTTCGGCGCGATTTTGGGCGCGTTGCTCAACTTCCTGATGATCGCGATCGCCGTCTATTTCTGCATTCTCGTGCCGATCAACAAGTTTCGCGATATGTCCGAGTCGATTTTCAAGAAGAAAGACGACGAGGACGAGAAGAAGGAGATCAGCACCGACCAGCAGACCGTCGATCTGTTGAAGGAGATTTCCGCCGAGCTCAAGGACATCAAGTCCGGCAATAATGGCGGAAAACAGATTGGGGATACTGATGGAAGCCAAGCCGCGCATAACAAGGAAAAAGAAGCTAATGGAAATCAGGCTGAGTGATAATAAGAGAGGTAATAAAGAAAGAGGTACTGGCGGAGGCCAAGTTTGCAATAATGGCAGCAATGAAGAAAACGATAATAAACGATAATAAAGAAAGTTAAACCGGCAATGATCCGGCAATAATCTGGCAATGATAATGTAGCCTGGACCCGCAATAATAAACTAGCCCGAATCGAAGAGAATGATGCAACGCAAACCGCGAAACAGCAGTCTTGCAATACG
This genomic stretch from Bifidobacterium sp. ESL0690 harbors:
- the gdhA gene encoding NADP-specific glutamate dehydrogenase; this translates as MLNNAYVKRVYAQVEKRDGDQPEFLQAVREVFETLEPVVEKHPEYEKNGILERLVEPERAIKFRVAWVDDEGKVQVNRGYRIQFNSAIGPYKGGLRLHPTVTESVIKFLGFEQVLKNSLTGLPMGGAKGGSDFDPKGRSDGEVMRFCQAFMTELQRHIGQFTDVPAGDINVGAREIGYLFGQYKRIRNEYSGVLTGKGLEFGGSLARTEATGYGLCYYTAAALRTLKNDSFEGKTVVISGSGNVAIFAIEKAQEMGAKVVTCSDSNGYVYDPDGIKLDVVKDIKLGHRGRIKEYADRVAGAEYHEGSKGVWTVPCDIALPCATQNEVDGESAAALVKNGCKVVCEGANMPSTPEAIETYQKAGLLYGPAKASNAGGVAVSGLEMSQNSYRLSWTFDEVDAKLKDIMENIVATSLAAAKEYGHEGDLMLGANAAGFVKVANAMVAQGVC
- the mscL gene encoding large conductance mechanosensitive channel protein MscL: MFKGFKKFISRGNMIDMAVGVVMGAAVTSVVNSIVNSLINPLIAMIFGKPNMNNLLTFTFNHSTISFGAILGALLNFLMIAIAVYFCILVPINKFRDMSESIFKKKDDEDEKKEISTDQQTVDLLKEISAELKDIKSGNNGGKQIGDTDGSQAAHNKEKEANGNQAE